In Paenibacillus sonchi, the genomic stretch GACAAATGCTTGACCAGAGACATCATATTATGAGCTCACTGGATGAATACACGCGCTACTGCAAAACGATGCGGCTTGAAAAGATTTTGCAGGCGATTCAGGAGATTACCGGCGAGCAGGACAAAAATAAGCTGATGATGATGCAGCTTCAGATATATGGTGCAGTGGTTGTTCCTGTGATTATGCTCTCCAGCCTGCCTGAGGACAAATCGGATCTCATTCCGGTGTTTAATCCTCCTGCCATTGAGGAGCAGATTGACGGGTTGTTCGACCGTTATTTTCATTAATACTACCCAAATAAAGAAATGAGTGGAGAAAAAGAATGTCAACTACAACGAATGCAAAAGGCGCTCCGGCAGAGCAGCCCTTCTCACTGAAGGCTATACTGCCGCCATTGCTGGCCATTATCGTAGGGATGATTATGGTTATCCTCGACGGAACAGTGGTCAATGTAGCCGTGCCCAAGCTGGTAGAATATTTCAATACTGACCTCAAAACCGTACAATGGGCCATTACCGGATATACGCTTGCCCTGGCTGCCGTAATTCCCCTTGCCGGGTACATGACGGACCGGTTCGGTTCGAAGCAGGTATTTGTTTCAACGGTCGCTATGTTCGTACTGGGCTCCATGCTGTGCTCGATCGCGCAAACTTCAAGCCAGCTGGTACTCTTCCGTGTCATTCAGGGTCTGGGCGGCGGGATGGTTGCCCCCATCGGGATGGCGATGGTCTTCAGACTGGCTCCGCCGGAGCGCAGAGGGTCGATCATGGGTATGTTGGGTATTCCAATGCTGCTTGCTCCTGCACTCGGACCGGTTTTGTCCGGCTGGCTGGTGGAGTACGTGAGCTGGCACTGGATTTTCCTGATCAACGTGCCAATCGGAATCGTAGGAATCACTCTGGGCATCAAATATCTGCCGAAGACAGAAACGAAAGGAAGAGCCCATCTCGATATCCTGGGTATTATTCTGGCTCCGGTAGCCTTCTCCATGCTTGCTTACGGTGTGAATCAGGGCGGCGGTGAAAGCTGGTCCTCAACGGGTGCCATTGTAGGATTGTCTGTGGGCGGTGTGGCGCTGGTGTTGTTTATCATTGTGGAGCTGCTTCACAAGCATCCTCTGCTGGAGCTTCGCGTATTCCGTTCATCCGATTTCACCCGGGGGATTATTCTAAGCTGGGTTACCCAGGCTGCATTGTTCGGCTCCATGCTGTTTGTGCCGCTGTATTTGCAGCAGATCCGCAATTATACTCCGCTGGAAACCGGTCTGATCCTGCTGCCGCAGGCGCTGGCTTCCGGGATCGGCATGCCGCTGGGCGGCCGCCTGTTTGACAAAATTGGTGCGCGTCCATTGGTATTTGTCGGTCTAAGTATCATCTCAACCGCGCTGTTTATGCTTTCGGGTGTGACTGCAGATACCAGCCTGCCGTTCATTATGTCTACTTTGGCGATGATGGGTCTTGGCATGGGTCTTTCGATGATGCCGGTCAACACCCATGTGCTGAACTCGGCGCCGCGTGAATGGGTGAACCGGGTTACACCGCTCACCGCTGCTGCCCAGCAGGTTGTGGTGTCCTTTGCAGTAGCCGGAATGACCGGTTATCTAACCAGTCAAATAGCAGTTCATATGGGAAAAATGACCGCAGGCGCGAATCCGCTCTCTGCCATGGTTCTTGGATTCAATGATGTGTTCTTCTTCTCGGCCTGCATCGCTGTAGCAGGTGTGGTCATCAGCCTGATTCTGCGCAAGCCTAAAGTGTCTGCTGCTCCGGCTTCCCCGGACGCTCAGACCGCTGATCCCGCGATGATGATGGGGCATTAATCTTAAGCGAATGTTGTAAGAATGAAGAACGTCCCTTGCTGCCGGTTGGCAGGAGGGACGTTCTTTTTGTGCTATATATAAGGAGGCTGGTGCGGTACTAAGCTACAGATTCGCCCGCCGTTTCTTCAGCATCCTTGCCGGAGGAACAAAATGCAGCTTGCCCAGCAGCTCCGAGGCAACGATGCCCAGCAGAACCAGCGCTGCGCCTGTGTAGCCTTGGAGGGAGAGCTTCTCATGCACGAACCAGTAGCCGAAGAAGGCAGCGAAGACAGGCTCCAGGGCGAAGATCAGGCCGGTGCGGGTCGGTGAGGTGTACTTCTGGGCCACGGGCTGGAGGATGAAGCCGCAGGCGCTGCAGAAGATGCCGAGGGCGAGAATAGCAATCCAGCCGGGCAGGGTGGACGGCAGTGAAGGTGTCTCGAAGACGGCCGACAGAATCAGGGCATAGCCTCCGGCGAAGCCGAGCTGCAGAATGCCGATGTTCAGCGAGTCGCTGGTCTTGACCGCCCGGGCTGTGACCAGGATCTGCACCGCATAGAACACGGCAGACAAGATACAGAGAAGGTCGCCGGGACGGACCTGCAGCGAGCCGTTCAGCGTAAGCAACCCGATGCCGCTGATGGCGAGCATAGCGCCGAAGAGCTGCGGGGGCGCGACTCTTTTTTGAAGACCAGAACCTCCAGCATGGGGACGAACACCACGGTTAGCGCTACGAGGAAGCCGGCATTCGAGGTCGTGGTCGTCTTCAGCCCGAAGGTGATGCAGGTGAAGACTCCGAGCAGGAGGAAACCCAGCAATGCCCCATATTTCAATGTCCGGGCATCTACTGTTCTAAGGCGCTTGTGAAACAAAACCGCTGCCAGGATAAAAGCAAGCCCAAAGCGCAGCGCAATGAGGTTGAACTCCCCGAGCGACCCCAGACCCATCTTCATGAACAGGTAAGAGGAGCCCCAGAACATAGTTACTACAAAAAGCATCAGCTCAGCCTTAAGCGGCTTCATTCCTTCATCATCCTTCATCATTCCAAGTTGCAAGCCACTATAGTATAATATGCTCGAATACATAAGTTAACTGAATGTTTATCATAGAATACATGAGTAAAACTCATGTAATTTCAGGAGGTGCACAGCAGTTTGAGCATCAGCAAATACGAGGTGTTCCTAAAGGTAGTGGAGCTGGGAAGCCTGACCCGGGCCGCAGAGGTGCTGGGCTTCACCCAATCGGGAATCAGCCACACGATCAGCAGTCTGGAATCGGAAATTGGCTTCACTCTGCTGCTGAGAAACCGCTCCGGAGTCAGGCTGACAGTCAACGGCGAGCAGGTAGTTCAGCCCATCCGGGAGATCATGAAATGGAATGAGCAGCTGAAGCAGCAGGTCGCAGATATCCATGGCCTGGAGACAGGGACGATTACCATCGGCACCTTCACCAGCGTTTCGGTTCACTGGCTTCCGGGGATGATTAAGCAGTTCCGCCAGGAATATCCTTATATCGGGTTCAAGCTGATGGAAGGCGGTTATTTGGAAATCGAGCAGTGGATCGAGGCCGGAGTGGTGGATTGCGGATTTATCTCATTGCCCACAAGGGAGAACTTCGAGGTGTTTCCGCTGAAGCAGGACCGGATGCTGGCGATCCTCTCCAAGGAGCATCCCCTGAGCAAGGCTCCCTATATGCCGCTTGCGCAAATCGCCCATGAGGATTTCATTATCCCCAAGGCAGGTTCGGATTACGATGTCAGAAGGGTGCTGGAAAAGGCAGCGATCAAGCCGAATATCAAATTCTCCGCAGGGGATGATTATGCCATTATTGCCATGGTGGAAAACGGGCTTGGCATCAGTATTCTGCCGGAGCTGGTCATCCAGCGCCAGAACCATAACGTCGCCATGCTGGAGCTTGAAGAACGCAGCTTCCGTTCACTGGGCATCGCCGTGCATTCCATGAGACATGCTTCTCCGGCGGCCAAACGGTTCCTGGGGCATGTCCAGTCCTGGTTCAAATAGGGATTGACGCCAACCGGTCTTCGTGAGAGAATGTACGCGTGTACATTATACTGTATTTGATAAGAGCTCAGGTTCCCAGAACGATTTGGAAAGGATGATTGCTATCGCAAGCCGCAAAGAAGTTGCCGAGCTTGCCGGAGTTTCCGAAGCGACAGTCTCCCGTGTGCTGAACAATGTCGGTCCGCTCAAGGAAAAGACGAAGGAGAAGGTTCTTGCAGCCGCAAGGGAGCTGGGATATACGCCCAGCTCCCTTGCCCGGAGCTTTGCCCGCAGGCGCAGCGGCAACCTGGGCGTCATCATGCCCTATCTGCCCAAAGCCCGGTTGTTCTCCGCATATTATTTCTCCGAGATTCTGAGCGGAATCGGCAGCCGGGCCAGGGAAGAGGGGTATGATCTGCTGATGATCTTCCGCGATGCCGATGAGCCGCTGGATTACTGCGGACTCTTCCGTATGCGCAAGGTGGATGCCTGCATTGTGCTGGGCGCCAAGGAAGAAGCAGGAGAGCTTGCCGCGCTGCGGCAGCTGAAGCAGGAAGGGCATCCCTACTGCCTCGTCAACCAGCATTTTGCGGGTGAAGGATTCCATGAGGTGGATGCCGATCATGTGGAAGGCTGCCAGCTTGCGGTGAAGCATCTGCTGCAGCAGGGCTTCACCAGAATTGCCTTCCTGAATGGTCCGCTGGCCTATTCGAACAGCCGGGACCGGCTGGAAGGATATATGCGGGCATTTCAGGAGGCGGGCATTCCGGCAGACCCTTCGCTTTTGTTCGAAGGGAATTTCAGCCGCAGAAGCGGAATGGCGGCTGCACAGGTTATTGCCTCACAGCTGGAGCGCATTGAGGCTGTGGCGGCAGCCAATGACCGGATGGCCATTGGCCTGCAGCAAGGCCTCCGGGAGCTGGGCATCCCCGCCGAGCGGATGCCGGCGATCGTCGGCTATGACGATTCGGATGCCGCAGAGCTTACAACACCCGCCCTTAGCAGCGTGCGGGTACCCTTTTATCAGCTGGGGAAATTGCTGCAGCCAAAGTGCTGGAACTGCCGGAGAGCGGAAGCGGGGATACGGTGCAGGAGACTATCCATGTGAAGCTTCCCGCCAAGCTTATTGTGCGTGCTTCATCATTAAGATTAGGAGGGATTCAATGAAACAGCTGCGCATCGGAATGATTGGATACAAGTTCATGGGCAAGGCGCACAGCAATGCTTACCGGAGTCTGCCGATGTTTTTCCCGAAGGCGTTGAAGCCGGAGATGGCGGTGCTGTGCGGACGGAATGCCGCTGATCTGCAGGAGGCCGCAGCCCGGCTGGGCTGGTCGGATACCGTAACCGATTGGAGAGAACTGGTTGGCCGCGATGATATTGATCTAATTGATATCAACGCGCCCAGTGATGCGCATAAGGAGATTGCACTGGCCGCGGCGAAGGCCGGAAAGCATATTTTTTGCGAGAAACCCCTGGCCCTGACGCTGGCGGATTCCCGTGAAATGCTGGAGGCCGCAGAGGAAGCCGGAGTGATGCATATGGTTGGCTTCAACTACCGTTTCTCTCCGGCCGTCCGCCTGGCCAAGCGGCTGGTCGAAAGCGGACGGCTGGGACAAATCTATCATTTCCGGGCCTGGTTTCTGCAGGATTGGATTCTGGACCCCGAGTTTCCGCTGGTATGGAGACTGCAGAAGGAGATTGCCGGTTCCGGTTCGCATGGCGACCTCGGAGCGCATCTGATTGATCTGGCCCATTTTCTGGTTGGTGACATCCAAGAGGTGATCGGCATGAGTGAGACGTTCATCAAGGAACGGCCTTTGGCTGCCGAGATGACGGGTCTCAGTGCCAAGGCCAGTGCCGGTGCTCCAAGAGGCCCGGTGACTGTAGATGATGCCACACTGTTCCTGGCGCGTTTTGCAAACGGTGCCATTGGCAGTTTTGAGGCTACGCGTTTTGCTGCCGGCCACCGCTCGACCAATTCCTTTGAGATCAATGGCAGTCTTGGGAGTGTGAAATTTGATTTCGAACGGATGAACGAGCTTGAGGTCTATCTGACCTCTGACAAGGAGGATGTGCAGGGCTTCCGGCGGGTACTCGCCACAGATCCGGCCCATGATTATGCCGAAGCCTGGTGGCCGCCGGGACATACGATCGGTTTTGAGCATACCTTCATTCATGAATTTCTGGAGCTGGCATCGGCTGCCGCAGAAGGCCGCCAGCCGGTGCCGAATTTTCACGATGGCGTGAAATGCCAGGCGGTGCTGGAAGCCGTGGAACGGTCGGTGCAGGAGCGGCGCTGGGTTGAACTGTCTGAAATGTAATGGACTATATGCAATTATTCGGGAGAAGGAGTGATAATAATGAAAAAAGCATTAATCGTATGGGGCGGCTGGGATGGACATGAACCGGAGCAGGTTGCCGGGGTGTTCGCCGGACTTTTGCGTGAAGCACAGTTCGATGTCGAGGTTGCCAATACGCTGGAAGCCTTCGCTGACGGCGAAAAGCTGCTGGGCCTGGATCTGATTGTGCCGGTCTGGACGATGGGGGAAATCTCGCAGGAGCTGGTCAACAATGTGTCGGCAGCAGTCCAGAATGGAACCGGACTCGCGGGCTGCCATGGCGGGATGTGTGATTCGTTCCGCACGAATGTGGACTGGCAGTTCATGACTGGCGGGCAATGGGTTGCCCATCCCGGCAATGACGGTGTGCAGTATAAGGTAGAAATCTGCCAAAGCTCCAGCCCGTTGACCAAAGGCATTGAAGATTTTGATGTCACCTCAGAGCAATATTATCTGCATATCGACCCGGCTGTGGAGGTGCTTGCCACCACCCGGTTCCCGGTGATCCCAGGGCCGCACGCCACAAACAAGGCAGTTGACATGCCTGTGGTCTGGACCAAACGCTGGGGTCAAGGGCGGGTCTATTATAACTCGCTGGGTCATCACGCCGACATCGTTGAGCTGCCGCCTGTGAAGGAACTGATGCGGCGGGGGCTGCTCTGGGCGGCAGAGGGCAAGCAGGTGGCTGCGGCGAACCCTAAGCAAATGGCGGGGGCCTACAGCGGCATGGCGGACAGCCAATTCTAAGGCGGGAGCGATCAGGAGATGAAAAAAGTCAAGGTTGGCGTCATCGGCTGCGGCAAGATCAGCAGCATCTATATGGAGAATTGTCAAAAGTTTGCGATTCTGGACCTTTCCGCGTGCGCGGATATGGACCCGGCGCGGGCGGCAGAGCAGGCAGCCGCTTACGGAATCCCTGAACGTCTATACCGTAGAGCAGCTGCTCGCAGACCCGGAAATTGAAATCGTAATCAATTTAACCATTCCGGCTGCGCATGCCGAGATTAGTCTGCGGGCACTGGAGGCCGGCAAGCATGTCTATGTTGAGAAACCGCTGGCAGTTACCAGAGAGGAAGGACGCAAGGTGCTGGAAGCAGCCAGAGCCAAAGGGCTGCTGGTTGGCAGCGCCCCGGAAACCTTTCTGGGAGCCGGAATCCAGACTGCGCTGAAGATGATTGAGGATGGCGTGATCGGCAGGCCGGTGGCGGCGACATCGTTCATGATGAGCAGGGGGCATGAGTTCTGGCATCCTGACCCGGAATTCTATTATGCCTCAGGCGGGGGGCCAATGTTCGATATGGGGCCTTATTATTTGACCGCACTCGTTCAGCTCCTTGGCCCCATCCGCACGGTAGCAGGCATAACCGGTAAAGCATTGGCAGAACGGACAATTACAAGTGAGAAAAAAGCAGGCAAAAAAATTCCGGTGGACATCCCGACCCATGTTGCCGGGACGCTGCAATTCAGCAGCGGCGCAATCGCAACGCTGATCATGAGCTTCGATGTGTTCGGCGGCAGCGATCTGCCGCCGATTGAGATCTACGGTACGGAAGGATCACTTCAAGTGCCCGATCCCAACACCTTCGGCGGTACTGTTAAATACCGCCGAACGGGAGAGAGTGAATGGCGCGAACAGCCGCTCCTGCCCGGCTACGACCAGAATACGCGGGGGATCGGTCCTGCGGATATGGCTTACGCCATCCGTACCGGCCGTCCGCACCGGGCCAGCGGAGAGCTGGCCTACCATGTGCTGGAGGCCATGTGGGCTTTTCATGATTCCTCCGACTCGAAGCATTTCTACGAAATGGAGAGCAGCTGCGGGCGTCCATCACCGCTTCCTCCGGGACTTGCGCCGTATACACTCGACTAACATGAGCGGACCTTTTGTAGAGAATTAATTTGAGTATGAGGGATTTGTAAGTATCCGGAATTCTGCAGTAATAGCGCAGCACCGCTCACATACCGTGAACGGTGCTGTTTTGATGGTATGGGAATTCAATGGATCTCCTGTCCGCAGCATGCGCTAATTTCATGGAACCATGGATAGGATCAATACAAAAACGGCTAAAATGGAACCGTAAATGACATGCCGTCGGCGGCCTGAGAGCAAAGTGGCTCATCCCAACAGAATGAAACGGACTGAGATGACGTTATTTTTCGAAAAAGTCTTTTTTTCTGCTTGTTTCGGACTCAGGAGACCTTAAATCGCTGATTCGCTCTTAAAATGAGGGGAAAGAGGAGAAATAGCGGATTCTGTGTCACTAGCGTTGCATAAAAGCTCCCACAACATTTGATTTAGATAAATTAACTATATTTGTGAAATTTTATTTTATTTTCATGGGCATAAACTGAAAAATCCCCTATTGTAAAGATGTAGGTCGTTATCCAACCCCAACTTTACAAAAGGAGACTCACCATGGATAACATACCTAAAATGACCGTCATTCGTCAATGCCTTTCTTTATTGCCTACCTTGTCCCCCACTTGCGTCCCTTTGGACTATGGGGTAAAAAAGCTGCGTACCCTCGCACTATTGCAGCTTTCGGTAACCGCTCATCTTTTGCGCTGGGAATCCTACCGCGAGTATGCGTGGCAGCTCGACGCTTCCCCTGATCTGCAGGAACTCCTAGGGCTTCCAAGCATTAGTGCTTCACAGGTCAGCCGGCGGATGAATCAGTTGCCTACGGCCTTGCTGGAACATCTGTTTTATGCCCTAACCCATCTTATCAAAAACCTGTCCCGTCCTGCCTCGAGCGGGCTGCTTCAGCGAGTCGGGCGGTTACTTCTTGTGGATGCCAGTTGCTTGAAACTTCCTGCCTTTTTGTCTGACTGGGCCCGGGTGACGCGGGACCGCTGCGGCGTTAAAATTCATGTCTCGTACGCGGTGACTTCCCCGGAACATACCTTCGTTCAGCACATGGTGCCTTCCACGGGGAATGTGAGTGACTACGAAGGATCGGATCTGTTGCTGCACGAGGAAGAGGTCACCTATGTCCTGGATCGCGGGTACGTATGCTACGAGCGGATGGACCGCTGGATTGAAGGTGGGCTGAATTTTGTGATGCGCATCGCCGACCACCATCAAGCCAATGTGCTCCACGAGCACCCCGTTCCGGAAGGAAGCCGCATCCTGCGGGACGCCACCGTCCAAATGGGGAGCGGATATACGGCGATGGAGCAACGCGTTCGTCTCGTCGAATTTACGGATGAAAAGGGACGATTGTACCGAATTGTGACCACGCAATGGGAGGCCTCCGCCGAAGATATCGCAGAGATATACAAGCACCGGTGGCTGATCGAACTCTTTTTTAAGTGGCTGAAGCAGCATCTGCGGTTGGTTCGCTTGCAAAGTACCCAGCCGCAGGGAATCTGGAATCATTTGTACCTCTCTCTGATTGCCCATGCGCTGACACTGTACATTCGTTACACGCAAGCGCCGGAGAAAACAGA encodes the following:
- a CDS encoding DMT family transporter produces the protein MKPLKAELMLFVVTMFWGSSYLFMKMGLGSLGEFNLIALRFGLAFILAAVLFHKRLRTVDARTLKYGALLGFLLLGVFTCITFGLKTTTTSNAGFLVALTVVFVPMLEVLVFKKESRPRSSSALCSPSAASGCLR
- a CDS encoding Gfo/Idh/MocA family protein, encoding MKQLRIGMIGYKFMGKAHSNAYRSLPMFFPKALKPEMAVLCGRNAADLQEAAARLGWSDTVTDWRELVGRDDIDLIDINAPSDAHKEIALAAAKAGKHIFCEKPLALTLADSREMLEAAEEAGVMHMVGFNYRFSPAVRLAKRLVESGRLGQIYHFRAWFLQDWILDPEFPLVWRLQKEIAGSGSHGDLGAHLIDLAHFLVGDIQEVIGMSETFIKERPLAAEMTGLSAKASAGAPRGPVTVDDATLFLARFANGAIGSFEATRFAAGHRSTNSFEINGSLGSVKFDFERMNELEVYLTSDKEDVQGFRRVLATDPAHDYAEAWWPPGHTIGFEHTFIHEFLELASAAAEGRQPVPNFHDGVKCQAVLEAVERSVQERRWVELSEM
- a CDS encoding DMT family transporter, with product MLAISGIGLLTLNGSLQVRPGDLLCILSAVFYAVQILVTARAVKTSDSLNIGILQLGFAGGYALILSAVFETPSLPSTLPGWIAILALGIFCSACGFILQPVAQKYTSPTRTGLIFALEPVFAAFFGYWFVHEKLSLQGYTGAALVLLGIVASELLGKLHFVPPARMLKKRRANL
- a CDS encoding LysR family transcriptional regulator, which produces MSISKYEVFLKVVELGSLTRAAEVLGFTQSGISHTISSLESEIGFTLLLRNRSGVRLTVNGEQVVQPIREIMKWNEQLKQQVADIHGLETGTITIGTFTSVSVHWLPGMIKQFRQEYPYIGFKLMEGGYLEIEQWIEAGVVDCGFISLPTRENFEVFPLKQDRMLAILSKEHPLSKAPYMPLAQIAHEDFIIPKAGSDYDVRRVLEKAAIKPNIKFSAGDDYAIIAMVENGLGISILPELVIQRQNHNVAMLELEERSFRSLGIAVHSMRHASPAAKRFLGHVQSWFK
- a CDS encoding IS4 family transposase, encoding MDNIPKMTVIRQCLSLLPTLSPTCVPLDYGVKKLRTLALLQLSVTAHLLRWESYREYAWQLDASPDLQELLGLPSISASQVSRRMNQLPTALLEHLFYALTHLIKNLSRPASSGLLQRVGRLLLVDASCLKLPAFLSDWARVTRDRCGVKIHVSYAVTSPEHTFVQHMVPSTGNVSDYEGSDLLLHEEEVTYVLDRGYVCYERMDRWIEGGLNFVMRIADHHQANVLHEHPVPEGSRILRDATVQMGSGYTAMEQRVRLVEFTDEKGRLYRIVTTQWEASAEDIAEIYKHRWLIELFFKWLKQHLRLVRLQSTQPQGIWNHLYLSLIAHALTLYIRYTQAPEKTEWEVLKRLRIHAAKEHTWEEFIQELNRRPTRTSKGRRKTGAKRRTPTLDHPVAYTKAVNEKRIVDRKQKKAGIEQNKNNK
- a CDS encoding DHA2 family efflux MFS transporter permease subunit; the encoded protein is MSTTTNAKGAPAEQPFSLKAILPPLLAIIVGMIMVILDGTVVNVAVPKLVEYFNTDLKTVQWAITGYTLALAAVIPLAGYMTDRFGSKQVFVSTVAMFVLGSMLCSIAQTSSQLVLFRVIQGLGGGMVAPIGMAMVFRLAPPERRGSIMGMLGIPMLLAPALGPVLSGWLVEYVSWHWIFLINVPIGIVGITLGIKYLPKTETKGRAHLDILGIILAPVAFSMLAYGVNQGGGESWSSTGAIVGLSVGGVALVLFIIVELLHKHPLLELRVFRSSDFTRGIILSWVTQAALFGSMLFVPLYLQQIRNYTPLETGLILLPQALASGIGMPLGGRLFDKIGARPLVFVGLSIISTALFMLSGVTADTSLPFIMSTLAMMGLGMGLSMMPVNTHVLNSAPREWVNRVTPLTAAAQQVVVSFAVAGMTGYLTSQIAVHMGKMTAGANPLSAMVLGFNDVFFFSACIAVAGVVISLILRKPKVSAAPASPDAQTADPAMMMGH
- a CDS encoding ThuA domain-containing protein, translated to MKKALIVWGGWDGHEPEQVAGVFAGLLREAQFDVEVANTLEAFADGEKLLGLDLIVPVWTMGEISQELVNNVSAAVQNGTGLAGCHGGMCDSFRTNVDWQFMTGGQWVAHPGNDGVQYKVEICQSSSPLTKGIEDFDVTSEQYYLHIDPAVEVLATTRFPVIPGPHATNKAVDMPVVWTKRWGQGRVYYNSLGHHADIVELPPVKELMRRGLLWAAEGKQVAAANPKQMAGAYSGMADSQF